Part of the Synergistota bacterium genome, GTTCTCCCTTCATCACAGTGCATGTAGGTGTGACCTCATATTCGAGGCCGGACCCCTTTATTCTCGCTATTGCTTTGTCCACCAGCTTTATTATCTCTTCCTTGCTCTTTCCAAATGGTAGTACCCTTAGGTCAGCTCTTACCATTATCA contains:
- a CDS encoding thiamine-binding protein, whose protein sequence is MVRADLRVLPFGKSKEEIIKLVDKAIARIKGSGLEYEVTPTCTVMKGE